A genomic segment from Candidatus Brocadia sinica JPN1 encodes:
- a CDS encoding Slp family lipoprotein produces MVKNVKRFIFSQSMPMVFLLFMVGCAPVISKQIRDQVKPDVSFTEVLNDPERYKGQMILLSGTIAETENTREGTLLRVLQRPAGFRGKPKDVDETEGRFLALDHRYLDVAVFTKGRAVTIAGEVQGKRILPLDEAEYTYPLIYVKEIYLWPVEKSYYSPSPSWHIGFGFGYYH; encoded by the coding sequence ATGGTAAAAAACGTCAAACGTTTCATTTTTTCTCAATCAATGCCAATGGTTTTTTTGTTATTCATGGTTGGCTGTGCCCCGGTTATATCAAAACAAATCAGAGATCAGGTGAAACCGGATGTCAGTTTTACAGAGGTACTGAATGACCCTGAACGGTACAAAGGCCAAATGATTCTTCTGAGCGGAACCATTGCCGAGACCGAAAATACCAGGGAAGGTACCTTATTACGGGTGTTACAGCGTCCTGCAGGTTTTCGTGGGAAACCCAAGGACGTGGATGAAACCGAAGGGAGATTTCTGGCTCTTGACCACCGCTACCTGGATGTAGCCGTATTTACAAAAGGAAGAGCCGTTACGATCGCGGGAGAAGTTCAGGGAAAGAGAATCCTTCCTTTAGACGAAGCAGAATACACCTATCCACTGATTTACGTGAAAGAAATATACCTCTGGCCGGTTGAAAAAAGCTATTATTCCCCTTCTCCGTCGTGGCACATCGGCTTTGGCTTTGGATATTATCACTGA